One Falco peregrinus isolate bFalPer1 chromosome 6, bFalPer1.pri, whole genome shotgun sequence DNA segment encodes these proteins:
- the LOC129784689 gene encoding rheacalcin-2-like, with translation MEPTRTLRLGLLGCLLFVPWLRGECRGGGDTAELAACAWGWVPFNEGCYSFFPRELSWRRAEAFCQRFGTSTHLASVHSAEEHRAIAALLSSSYPGEDSEEEDEDDGIWIGLHRPLGSRRWQWSDSSEVDYGSWHQQPGPRRRACAALQDGADFMTWYSDACSERKPFVCKSSA, from the exons ATGGAACCAACGAGGACGTtgaggctggggctgctgggctgcctgctgtTTGTCCCCTGGCTGCGCGGTGAgtgccggggtgggggggacaccGCA gagctggctgcctgcGCCTGGGGCTGGGTGCCCTTCAACGAGGGGTGCTACAGCTTCTTCCCCAGGGAGCTCAGCtggagaagggcagag GCCTTTTGCCAGCGCTTTGgcaccagcacccacctggCCTCGGTGCACAGCGCAGAGGAGCACCGGGCCATTGCTGCCCTGCTCTCTTCCTCCTACCCTGGCGAGGACAgcgaggaggaggatgaggatgatGGCATATGGATTGGCCTCCACCGTCCCCTGGGG AGCCGCCGCTGGCAGTGGTCAGACAGCTCAGAGGTGGACTATGGCTCCTGGCACCAGCAGCCCGGCCCCAGGAGGAGAGCCTGTGCTGCGCTGCAGGATGGCGCCG ATTTCATGACGTGGTACAGTGATGCCTGCTCTGAGAGAAAACCCTTCGTCTGCAAGTCCAGCGCCTAG